A region of the Myxococcus stipitatus DSM 14675 genome:
CTGTGGGCGCCCTTGGGGCCTCGGGGGCCGGGCCTCACCGTGCCTCGGCTGCGAGGACACCTGGACTTCACGCTCGACGAGGACGGGCTGGTGCGCGACGTCACCGGCTCGGAGGTGGTGGAGACGGGCGGCGGCGCGCTGGGCCTCCCCTTGATGCGCACCGAGACTCGCGTGGCGCTGACACGGTGGGACTCGCGCCAGGGGCCCCCCCTCTCGATGCCCGCGTTCCGGGAGACCCGCGCCTCGCTGAGCGCCGGGCCTCTGTCCGCGCCGGAGAGCCCCGCCTCGCCCGAGAGGGACAGGGCCCTCGTGGGAGACGCGACGCTGGGCGCGGTGCTCCCATCGCTGGAGGACGCGACGCTGGAGCCCGAGAGCACCCAGCTCCTCCTCCGAGAGCGACTGTCGGCCCTGCTGCGTTCGACTCCCTCGAGCGCGAAGGACGCGGCAAGATGGTTCCGCTCGAGGCCCCTCCATGAGGCCGTGGCCGGCGAGGTCCTCGACGCGCTGGGAGACGCGGGGACCCCCGAGGCTCAGCACGAGCTGGCGTCGCTCATCCTCCCCTCACGGCGCGACACGAACCTGACGACCCGCCTGCGCACCCTCGCGGCGGTGGAGCGGGTGCGGCGCCCCACCGCGGCGCTGGCCCAATCACTCACACGCGTCCTGACGTCCACACGCAAGCCGGAGCTGGAGCACGCGGCGATGCTGGCGCTGGGCACGGTGGCTCGAAACCTCGACCGCTTCGAGCCAGGACACGCGCTGGACCAGGTCGAGGGCCTGCTGAAGCACTGTGAAGCCAGGCCCCTCTCCGCCGAGCCGTGCCTGCGTGCGCTGGCGCGGGTGGGCTCTCCTCGAGGCCTCACCTATGCGAGCCAGGCGCTCTCCCATCGCTCCCCGCACGTCCGCGCCGCCGCCACCGAAGCCCTGGGGGCCATCACCAGCGCGGACGTGGACGTGCTCCTGGACTCGGTGCTGCTGGAGGACACGGAGGCGCTCGTCCGGGAGAAGGCCGCGGAGGTGATGTCGCGACGCGCCGCCGGGCCCCACCTGCGCGCGGCGACCCAGGCGCTGCGCACGGAGCCCGTGGCCCAGGTCCGCGCTCGAGTGGTGCGGATGTTGGGCCCGCTGCCCGCCCTGGAGCCGCTCGTCATGGAGCTGCTGCGCGATGTGGCCGCGCGGGATGACTCGGAGGACGTGCGCCGCCTGGCCTCGTCGTACCTCGCCCGGTAGCGGCCGTCCCGCTCACGCCTCCGGAATCCACAGCGCGCGCAGGTCCGCGGGGAGCTGGCCCATCACATCGTCAATCTCGCCCTCGGAGATGTGCTCGCGCAGCGTGGCGAACACCGCGCGGCTGAGGCGCTCCGCTTCGTTGGGCGGCGTGTCCAGGTCATCACCGACCATCTGGAGGAACTCCAGCAGCTTGAACTTGCGCGGAGGCAAGCCCTCATGGCGCGGACAGCGCTTCAACAAGTCCCGCACCTTGGCCGGCAGCTGCGCCTCCAGGTGCTTCACCTCCGTCCCCATGAGCCGCTGCTCGAGCGTGCAGAGCACCGACTCCGCCGCCCGCTGCGCGAGGGCCCGGTCGCCGCCCACCCTCGCCGCCAGGTCCCCGAGGAAGAGCTCATACGTCCGCGACGTCCTCGACTCGTGCCGCTGGGCGCGGAGGTCCTCGGTGGCGCTCGGGCGTCCGCCCGCTTCTTCCCGCCCCTCGGATTCATTCGCCATGTCGTCACCCTTTCTCGCTGATGCGTGAGGGAGTGCCTGTCTCCCTCTCGTCAGCGTGGGCACCGTCCGGCGGGAAGACACCGGCGGGCGAGGCGGGGCGCGGGCGCCTTCCGCGCTCTCCGCGCCCGGCTCAGAGGAACAGCCGCCCGTTCGTGAGACGTTGGAGGTAGGGAATCACCACCAGGACCCAGAACACCACCGCGCCCACGCCCAGCGCGATGGCCGCCATCGCCTGTCCCTTGCGGCCGATGGGAGGCCGGGCATTCAAGTCCACCTTCCTCAAGGCCAGCGCGCCCACGAGCACGGCGAAGGGCGCGAACACCGGGATGATGAACGACGTGACCCCCAGCGACAGGGCGTTCCGGGCCAGGGGGTTGTTGACGCGCAAGTCCCACAGCCGGCTCAGGTCTTTCTCCGACACCTCCACCCGGAAGAAGAGCCGGTTGCGCGCGTCGAGGAAGGTCTGCAGCGCGGAGACGAACATCAAGAAAGACAGCACCAGCGCGCCCGGGCCATGGACAGACGCGGCCGCGAGCCCCGCCACGATGGGCGTGAGCACCAGCGCCGTCCTCGCCCAGCGCTGCCCCAGGAAGAAGCACCCGCCCACCACCGCGGCCCCCAGGAGCACCGCCGCCGCGAGCCACTCCCCCGCGGATATCGCGAACGCCGCACCCGCGACGAGCGCCAGCGAGACGATGCCCACCACCCACGCATTCGCATCGCGCTTGCCCCAGAAGCGCTGGCGGAAGACCTCCAGGTAGTTCACCTCCGGCCGGACCGCGCAGTCCGCGCAATACAAGACGGACATCACCCAGGTGGCGCAGACGCCACAGACGAAGGAGCCACAGCGCTGACACGTGGCGTCGGCTTCCTCCTCCGGATGGACCGCGCAGTGCGGCGTGACACCAACCATGGGGGCCATGGCCCCACTGTCTCATGGAGCACCCCCGGTGCCATCTGTCTCGGTTTCACGGGTCATTCCTTGTCCCCCTGGAGAGGGACGCGTGCTAAGCGCGAGAGGTGAGACCCAGGCACGGAAGCCCCGGAGGAACCTTGTCCCGAATGAAGGCCCTCGCCGCCGCAGCGCTCGTCCTGTTCGGGCTCCCGGCACTCGCCCAAGCAACACAAGAGGCGAAGCCGCTGGAGCCCGGGCGCGAAGCGCTCGCCATCCCCTACGAGAAGTACACGCTGCCCAACGGACTGGAGGTCATCCTGTCCGTGGACCGCAAGCTGCCCATCGTGTCCGTCAACCTCTGGTACCACGTGGGCGCGTACCACGAGCAGCCGGGCCGCACGGGCTTCGCGCACCTCTTCGAGCACATGATGTTCCAGGGCTCGCGCAACGTGGCGGATGACGTGCACATCTCCATGCTGGAGCAGTTGGGCGCGACGGACCTCAACGGCACCACGAGCTTCGACCGCACCAACTACTTCGAGACGGTGCCCACCCACCACCTGGAGACGGCGCTGTGGATGGAGAGCGACCGCATGGGCTTCCTGCTCGACGCGCTCACGCCCGAGAAGCTGGCCACCCAGAAGGAGGTCGTGAAGAACGAGCGCCGCCAGGGCACCGAGGCCGCGCCGTACGGCCTGGCCCAGGAAGAGGCGTGGCACGCGCTGTTCCCCTTGCCGCACCCGTACCATGGCTCCGTCATCGGCTCGATGAAGGACCTGGACGCCGCCACCGTGGATGACGTGAAGGACTTCTTCCGCAAGTGGTACGCGCCCTCCAACGCCACGCTGGCCGTCGTCGGTGACTTCGATGTGGCGAAGACGAAGGCCCTCATCGAGAAGTACTTCGGCTCGCTGCCCAGCCACCCCAAGCCCACCAAGCCGCAGGTGGCCCC
Encoded here:
- a CDS encoding M16 family metallopeptidase; amino-acid sequence: MKALAAAALVLFGLPALAQATQEAKPLEPGREALAIPYEKYTLPNGLEVILSVDRKLPIVSVNLWYHVGAYHEQPGRTGFAHLFEHMMFQGSRNVADDVHISMLEQLGATDLNGTTSFDRTNYFETVPTHHLETALWMESDRMGFLLDALTPEKLATQKEVVKNERRQGTEAAPYGLAQEEAWHALFPLPHPYHGSVIGSMKDLDAATVDDVKDFFRKWYAPSNATLAVVGDFDVAKTKALIEKYFGSLPSHPKPTKPQVAPVKHTKPVVIRFEERVATLPLLSIQWLTPGYFENGDATADVLATVLGTGKASRLYRRLVLEKQLAQSVTVAQQSQGAQSVFSIDVTARPGVSTDALLKEVDAVLEDVRKNGLTPEEIQRARTRIDTRMLAGLQSIGGFGGKADVLQSYNHFVGEPSYVAQDLARYESVTPEAVKQFTRDTLRPDARVILHAVPAPRKQAPAESKERH
- a CDS encoding DUF2267 domain-containing protein codes for the protein MANESEGREEAGGRPSATEDLRAQRHESRTSRTYELFLGDLAARVGGDRALAQRAAESVLCTLEQRLMGTEVKHLEAQLPAKVRDLLKRCPRHEGLPPRKFKLLEFLQMVGDDLDTPPNEAERLSRAVFATLREHISEGEIDDVMGQLPADLRALWIPEA
- a CDS encoding B-box zinc finger protein, translating into MAPMVGVTPHCAVHPEEEADATCQRCGSFVCGVCATWVMSVLYCADCAVRPEVNYLEVFRQRFWGKRDANAWVVGIVSLALVAGAAFAISAGEWLAAAVLLGAAVVGGCFFLGQRWARTALVLTPIVAGLAAASVHGPGALVLSFLMFVSALQTFLDARNRLFFRVEVSEKDLSRLWDLRVNNPLARNALSLGVTSFIIPVFAPFAVLVGALALRKVDLNARPPIGRKGQAMAAIALGVGAVVFWVLVVIPYLQRLTNGRLFL
- a CDS encoding HEAT repeat domain-containing protein, translating into MTPRLKSLLSLFAVLVMASLWSIELPDEPPVLPAPPLELPLPEPPSTPVLQQGVKGRHRVLTPGLEHRYHFDLDTRTAEQLPGAEAGRSWRHSGWGGALELTYLGLEGERHFFSGRLSLSRVEVDGLPDEASLRELSAALEHPVYLAQDLRGRVLTVYLDATSEPRVRRLVSLLLSTTQFVAEDGRSWSTEETDTTGDFESEYRTGGSANTYVKTQRRYLRTALPLWAPLGPRGPGLTVPRLRGHLDFTLDEDGLVRDVTGSEVVETGGGALGLPLMRTETRVALTRWDSRQGPPLSMPAFRETRASLSAGPLSAPESPASPERDRALVGDATLGAVLPSLEDATLEPESTQLLLRERLSALLRSTPSSAKDAARWFRSRPLHEAVAGEVLDALGDAGTPEAQHELASLILPSRRDTNLTTRLRTLAAVERVRRPTAALAQSLTRVLTSTRKPELEHAAMLALGTVARNLDRFEPGHALDQVEGLLKHCEARPLSAEPCLRALARVGSPRGLTYASQALSHRSPHVRAAATEALGAITSADVDVLLDSVLLEDTEALVREKAAEVMSRRAAGPHLRAATQALRTEPVAQVRARVVRMLGPLPALEPLVMELLRDVAARDDSEDVRRLASSYLAR